One window of Thermomicrobiales bacterium genomic DNA carries:
- a CDS encoding ABC transporter ATP-binding protein: MADVLNHAETNLAATTPMIRVENLVKQYGQKRAVAGISFDVAAGEIFGLLGHNGAGKTTTIRMLTGRTRPTSGRASIAGHDVVTDLVAVKPIINLVFEDQNLYDRMSGRDNLAFFADLYNMPRTRVDDLLEAVNLKDAASQKVKAYSTGMKQRLLIARALINEPRLLFLDEPTRGLDPTSARDIRQIVSELSDRGTTVFLTTHYMDEADELCDRVAFLSQGEIVALDAPRELKLRFGQRTATVLLDTRDEHQLALDSPSDAVQLETWMRDGRVLTIHSQEGTLEDVFIALAGRSLN, from the coding sequence GCCACAACACCGATGATCCGCGTCGAGAATCTGGTCAAGCAGTACGGCCAGAAGCGCGCAGTCGCCGGCATCTCGTTTGATGTCGCGGCGGGCGAGATCTTCGGGCTCCTCGGTCACAACGGAGCGGGCAAGACAACGACGATTCGGATGCTGACCGGTCGGACCCGGCCGACCAGCGGCCGGGCATCCATCGCTGGGCACGACGTCGTCACCGATCTGGTCGCAGTCAAGCCGATCATCAACCTCGTCTTCGAGGATCAGAATCTGTACGACCGAATGTCCGGTCGGGACAACCTGGCCTTCTTTGCCGATTTGTACAACATGCCGCGCACGCGCGTTGACGATCTCCTTGAGGCGGTGAACCTGAAGGACGCCGCAAGTCAGAAAGTCAAAGCGTATTCAACCGGTATGAAGCAACGTCTGCTGATCGCGCGCGCCCTGATAAACGAACCACGCCTGCTGTTTCTGGACGAGCCAACGCGCGGGCTCGATCCGACATCAGCACGCGACATCCGTCAGATCGTCAGCGAGCTGAGCGACCGCGGCACGACCGTCTTCCTCACAACGCATTACATGGACGAAGCGGACGAGTTGTGCGATCGGGTGGCATTCCTCAGCCAGGGCGAGATCGTCGCGCTGGATGCTCCGCGGGAACTGAAGCTGCGCTTCGGGCAGCGAACTGCGACGGTGCTTCTCGACACGCGAGACGAGCACCAGTTGGCACTCGATAGCCCCAGTGACGCCGTGCAACTGGAAACGTGGATGCGTGACGGTCGGGTGTTGACGATCCATTCGCAGGAAGGCACGCTCGAAGACGTGTTCATCGCGCTGGCTGGTCGCTCGCTGAACTAG